AAGCCACAAGGTAACTTGTGGCTTCATTATTATTGGTAATAATAAATTTATTAAATTTCATGGCCACAGGTTAAAGGTAAGACTTACTGAAAAACCATGATCAACTTTTAAAAGTGCGCTAGTTCTTTTTAGCCCATTCAGGTAAGTTTTGGATGTGGTCCTGCCAGTCCACCACATCAATCTCATACACTACTTTATTGCGTACGCTTTCACCCGCTGCATGCATCGCCGACTTAGACCCTGTGATTAGAGGATGCCATTCAGGAATAGGTTGCTTCTCTGCTAATAAGCGATAAGCACAAGTGTGTGGTAGCCAAGTGAAATCATCGATGTCTTCTCGGGTGAGTTTGGTGCATTCCTCTCCTGATGTGAAGCGATTGGGATAATCTTTGCAGGAACAGGTTTTACTGTTTAACCAGCTGCAAGCCACATTGGTGTAATAGATTTCATCCGTATCTTCATCCATGAGCTTATGTAGGCAACATTTCCCACAGCCGTCACAGAGGGCTTCCCACTCTTGCTCGGTCATTTGTTCTAGTGATTTACTTTCCCAAAATGGCTGGCTCATAACATTACTTCGTATCGGACAAGGGGAGCGATTTATACCGTTTAGGCGAGTAAAGTTCAAGGGGAATTTTCATGCTGAACGAAGCCATGATAACAGTATTTTTAGCACTTTCGAAAACGGCTTGATAAGCCATCATCCAAAGAATTTAGCGACCTCTCATTGGATGACCTAAAGCGTAATCTTTTGTAGGTTGCTTGAGATATTTAGCTTTATAGGTGCCATTAAGGTGTACCAAAGTACCTCTTAAGCGATCTAAATGGTAACGCTGTTCACTATTACCTAAATTAAACGCCAGAGTTTCACCATCAAACAAGAAGTGTGTACTAATTAAATCTTCGTTCCAATAGATACCCTCTTCTGCGACGTGAAGTGTGTTTGCAGCATAAGTTGCGACGTTCGACTCTTCCCAGACACCCAGTAATTCTTGGCGCGCCAACTGGTATTCATGATCAACCATTAAGTAGATGCCAACACCCACCATAATCGATCCACAAAACCCAATAACAGAGAGTATTTTACTGGAATGCTTTGCCCAAAAGCTTTTAGTGCTCATTTAACACAACACTCCTAATTATATTTTTCATTCCAAAACGCCAAAAAGCGCTCTCCCTAGCCTCTAAGCTTAGCGGAGTACGTTCAAAACCAACAAATAGTTAAATCAGAGCAAACCATTCAATTTTTCGCTCTCTTCCACTATTCACACAAAATATACAGGCGTCCAAATCCACAGCGTTATTAAATTGGCTATAGAATTTGCTATAGAAATAACACATAAATTTTATACTGCTATACGCGATCTTTTTTGCTACTATCGCGCCCTTATTTTTAATGAGATCGTAAGTATGGAATGCAGATTGGGTTGTGGAGCATGTTGTATCGCACCGAGTATTTCTTCTCCAATTCCTGGTATGCCAAAAGGCAAACCTGCCGGAATACGGTGTGTTCAGCTCAACGAAGACAATTTGTGTAAGTTATTTGGTAAGCCTGAAAGGCCGAAAGTTTGTTATGAATTCAAGCCTTGTCCTGTCGTTTGTGGTGACACCAACCAACACGCGCTCGACAACATAACCGAACTTGAAAGACTGACATAAGTTAACAGCTTATTGGCAGATTCAGGCAAAGCATCACAAACAAAAAGGAGCTCCAAAGAGCTCCTGTTCAGAACAATTACAATACGATTCTATCGGCCAAATGGCTGACAGCCAAAGCGAAATAGTACGAACGGTTCCACTTCATCAATACATTGTAGTTATTGTAAACTAGGTAAACACGGCCATTCGCATCATCTGGGGCTATCAACCAGGCTTTAATATCTTCATCCAGTTTGGGAAGTGGACGCCCATCGTAACGCGACACGCCTAGCTTGCTCCACTCCTGAAGGTATTTTCCTTTTGCCTCACTGCGCCCCTGAATACTGGTATCGAAACCATTTGGCAGTTTAACCTGACGCCCCCAAGTATAAGAGTCGGTCCAACCTGACTGGCTTAAGTAATTGGCCGCCGAAGCGAATACATCACTTTCGTTGTTCCAAATATCTTTCTTGCCATCACCGTTACCATCCGCAGCATAATTTAGGAAAGAACTCGGCATAAACTGGCATTGCCCCATCGCCCCAGCCCAAGACCCCTTCATGTTTTCAGGTTTGATATGGCCTTCTTCCAGGATAGTTAACGCCGCCATCGCTTCATTACGGAAAAATGCTTCACGGCGACCGTCATAAGCCATGGTCGATAAGGCATCAATGACGCTGTAATTACCGGTAAATTTACCAAAATTACTCTCAACGCCCCAAAGCGCGACAATAAATCGAGGTTGAACGCCGTATTCCTCACCAATACGATCAAGCTCACTTTTATGCTTGGTGTAAAGCTCTTTAGCCTGTTTGACTTTCCAGTCAGGCACCGCTCGCGGAATGTATTCATCCAGTGTGAGTTTTTTTTCTGGTTGGTTACGATCGGCTTTCACGGCCCGTGGTTTATATGTCACATCCTCAAAGGCTGCTGAAATCGTACGCTCAGAAATGCCCTTGGTTCGCGCTTCTTGTTTTAATCCTTCAACGTATTGCTCAAAGCTCAGCTCATTGGCAAAAGCTGAGCTCGCAATCGTTGCACCTAGTATGACTGACAATATTTTTTTCACATTGCCCTCCTTGAGCAATATTATGAGTCGCCAATAACTTCCCTATTATAGAAGAGAGAAGTTATTCTGATTGCTGGCGCGCTTTCTGTTCTTTATATTCGTCTAATAGATTCTTCGGTGGTGGCGGCAACTGAAGGAAAAAACCTTCCTCTTTCATTGATTGTTTCACTTTCTCAATGTCGACTTGAGCCAGTTGGCGCCCATCCAAGTTCACCATCATTACCATGGTAGGTTTGCCAAACATTTGCATTAATGTGTCAGGAACTTGTGAAAAATCATCCTTTTTCGGGATGTATAAGTATGCGCCTTCTTTTTTAGAACTTTTGTAAATTGCACAAAGCATGGGAAGCCTTTTGTCTGTTGAGATTCAGAGAACGTCAATGTTTCGCTATTTTTGAGAGCAAAACACTCAAATGAGTGCAAGATAACTTGCTGTGCTTAATGTGGGAATATAACATGACAACCCTAGTCTCAGGCAACGTCCTTACGAGGTTTCCAAAAAAGATGTCGAGTTCACCGGACCTGAAAGGTAGTAGTTTTACTTTGTCCGTTTTACACCTTTCAAATAACGATGTTGAAAATACCATTCAATTTCTCAGCGAAAAAGTCGAACAAGCACCGGCTTTTTTTGCTCAAGCCCCTGTTGTCATCAATATTTCAAAAGTTGATGGTGATATTGACTTTGCGAGACTAAAACAAGGAATTTCACAGGCGGGTATGATTCCTGTTGGCGTGACAGGGTGTCGTGATAAACGAACTCAGAACATGGCTTCAGATGCTGGTTTCGCCATCATGTCCGCTAGTAAATCGCCGTCTCAGGCGCCGGCTAAACTGGCTCCAACTAAAATCATTCGCACGCCTGTCCGTTCAGGGCAGCAGATTTATGCGAAAGATTGTGATTTGGTAGTATTAAGCCATGTCAGCGAAGGGGCCGAGGTTATTGCAGATGGTTCTATTCATATTCACGGAACACTTCGTGGTCGCGCGATTGCTGGTGCCAGTGGAAACACAGGTGCGGTGATCATCTGCAATAAGCTCAATGCCGAATTAATGTCGATTGCCGGACACTATTGGCTTACCGAACAGTTTGCTGATGAATTCTGGCAGAAAAAAATTATGTTCAGTTTGGACAATGACTCGCTCAAGTTCGAGTTGTTAACCGTTTAAGATTATAAGGAACACATAATGGCACGCATTATTGT
This sequence is a window from Vibrio coralliilyticus. Protein-coding genes within it:
- a CDS encoding YcgN family cysteine cluster protein encodes the protein MSQPFWESKSLEQMTEQEWEALCDGCGKCCLHKLMDEDTDEIYYTNVACSWLNSKTCSCKDYPNRFTSGEECTKLTREDIDDFTWLPHTCAYRLLAEKQPIPEWHPLITGSKSAMHAAGESVRNKVVYEIDVVDWQDHIQNLPEWAKKN
- a CDS encoding DUF2850 domain-containing protein, with translation MSTKSFWAKHSSKILSVIGFCGSIMVGVGIYLMVDHEYQLARQELLGVWEESNVATYAANTLHVAEEGIYWNEDLISTHFLFDGETLAFNLGNSEQRYHLDRLRGTLVHLNGTYKAKYLKQPTKDYALGHPMRGR
- a CDS encoding YkgJ family cysteine cluster protein, encoding MECRLGCGACCIAPSISSPIPGMPKGKPAGIRCVQLNEDNLCKLFGKPERPKVCYEFKPCPVVCGDTNQHALDNITELERLT
- a CDS encoding lytic murein transglycosylase, which produces MKKILSVILGATIASSAFANELSFEQYVEGLKQEARTKGISERTISAAFEDVTYKPRAVKADRNQPEKKLTLDEYIPRAVPDWKVKQAKELYTKHKSELDRIGEEYGVQPRFIVALWGVESNFGKFTGNYSVIDALSTMAYDGRREAFFRNEAMAALTILEEGHIKPENMKGSWAGAMGQCQFMPSSFLNYAADGNGDGKKDIWNNESDVFASAANYLSQSGWTDSYTWGRQVKLPNGFDTSIQGRSEAKGKYLQEWSKLGVSRYDGRPLPKLDEDIKAWLIAPDDANGRVYLVYNNYNVLMKWNRSYYFALAVSHLADRIVL
- a CDS encoding YcgL domain-containing protein; amino-acid sequence: MLCAIYKSSKKEGAYLYIPKKDDFSQVPDTLMQMFGKPTMVMMVNLDGRQLAQVDIEKVKQSMKEEGFFLQLPPPPKNLLDEYKEQKARQQSE
- the minC gene encoding septum site-determining protein MinC, which produces MSSSPDLKGSSFTLSVLHLSNNDVENTIQFLSEKVEQAPAFFAQAPVVINISKVDGDIDFARLKQGISQAGMIPVGVTGCRDKRTQNMASDAGFAIMSASKSPSQAPAKLAPTKIIRTPVRSGQQIYAKDCDLVVLSHVSEGAEVIADGSIHIHGTLRGRAIAGASGNTGAVIICNKLNAELMSIAGHYWLTEQFADEFWQKKIMFSLDNDSLKFELLTV